From the genome of Nitrosomonas sp. Is79A3:
CCGAATTGCCCTCGATTGCCATCGTTGCTTCGGCAATGATCAAACCGGCACTGGCTCGCTGCGCGTAATATTCCGCCATCAAAGCATTCGGAATATGCTCATCCCCTGCCCGGCAGCGCGTCAATGGTGCCATAAAAATACGATTTGGCACATGCAATGCACCCAGTTTTAACGGTGTAAACAACGTATTCATCCGGCTAAATCTCCAAAGTGTAAGTACTATTTATTTTAGCGCAAATAAATGAATTGAATTTTTTTCCTCGATTTTTACTTATTTCTCAGATAAATAATTCCTTTATTTTTCAATAAGAAAGAAATACTTTATCTTTTCAACAACAATAATGTGAATTAAATGTGAAATATGTGTGAACTTTTTGTGAAGTAACGTATCATAAGATCACAAAGTTATTTTAAATAGCTTTTATAAATTTTAATCAAGGAGATTCTCATGAAAACAAGTAATATTTTTGTTCTGTCAGTATTAATCATTAGCGCTACTTTTTTCGGCGTTCTATCCTTGTATGAATTGCCTGAAACCACAATGGAATGGGTAATTTCAGATATTATTCTCGGAACGATACTTTATGTGAACTACTTGGTGATTGCCATGGCACATGGCGGAGCAAAAACCAGAAAACACTACTCGGTAAAAAAAGTTACTGTATAAAATTTTCTAGCCTGAACTGGGTTAATGCGAATACTTCAATCACACTAACCCAATAGTGATTTTATCTCATATGAGTGAAGGAGATTCTCATGAAAAAAAGTTATATTTTCATTCTGTCAGTTTTAGCTATTAGCGGCACATTCTTTGGCGTTTTATCTTTGTTTGAATCGCCAGAAACTGTAATCGAACAGGTTACTTTAGATATTATTCTTGGATCGATACTGTATGTAGGTTATTTGGTATTTGCTATGATATACAGTTCATCAAAAACCAGAAAACATTATCCGGCAAACAAAGTTACTGTATAAAATTTCTAGTCTGAACGGGGTTAATGCGAATATTTCAATCGCATTAACCCCGTTTATTATTTAAGAATTGCAGAAAGCTATTTTTTACAAAAGTGGTAACACGCTTAAGCGCTATAGACGTTTGAATCGCTCTGCCGGATGATCTAGCCAATGAATCAATCCTTGTGTATTCAGCCGGATATCCGAGCTCAGGAGCTCATCAATTTCTGCTCGCGGTAATCGACAGCCATGTTCTGATAATCTTTGTAACAATAACTTACTCAAAGCATTTGAAATAACCGCTTGTCGATTCGTTTCATCATGTTTTGCAGCCTGAGCGATTTCCACATGCGCGTCAATCAAGTAATGCATCGATTCTGCATGGTGTGCTAAGTTAGCTATCTGACTATAGTGTGTCAAATAAGCATAGCGCGGTTGATAGCCCATGACGCGATCGATTGAAGCATGCGCTGCTACCGGATCAAATTGCACCGGTGAGGTGGTCGGAAATACGAATTCCAATCCATTGACATCGAATTCCCGGTACGAAACACCGAACGTATCACCCGTAAAAAAAGACTGGCTGCGTTCATCATAAATACAATTATGATGGCGTGCATGGCCAGGCGTGTCGAGAAAGAGCAATGAGCGGCCATTGAGATCGATTCGGCTTTCATCGGGCGCTTCAATAATCCGGTTCGCATCAATCGGACAAATCTCACCATACACGCGCCTAAATTCCGTTTCCCCATAGACGCCCATTGCACCAGCGACCAGCCGCGCGGGATTAGCCATATGACTTGCACCACGCGGATGAACAACCAATTTGGCATTAGGGAAGAAACGCATACATTCACTGGCGCCGCCGGCATGATCAAGATGAATATGCGTCAATATGATATAAGCAACGTCTTCAATGGCAATATTCTTTTGCTTAAGTGATTCGATGACACCAGGAATGGAAAAGGACGTGCCGGTATCAACCAGTGCGGCTGCACCTTTTTCAACGATGAGATGAATAGCTGCCCGCCGGGGACGGTGAAATTGTGCATCGATGGAACTGATGCCGTGTTCATAATCTATTACAAGTGGTAATGACATATTATTCCGGGTTTGTACGCAAGCTTCCAACACGAGAGTTGCTATTCAGTTATTTGGAGGGTTGTTTTAATTGTTCAAGGATGGC
Proteins encoded in this window:
- a CDS encoding MBL fold metallo-hydrolase, with protein sequence MSLPLVIDYEHGISSIDAQFHRPRRAAIHLIVEKGAAALVDTGTSFSIPGVIESLKQKNIAIEDVAYIILTHIHLDHAGGASECMRFFPNAKLVVHPRGASHMANPARLVAGAMGVYGETEFRRVYGEICPIDANRIIEAPDESRIDLNGRSLLFLDTPGHARHHNCIYDERSQSFFTGDTFGVSYREFDVNGLEFVFPTTSPVQFDPVAAHASIDRVMGYQPRYAYLTHYSQIANLAHHAESMHYLIDAHVEIAQAAKHDETNRQAVISNALSKLLLQRLSEHGCRLPRAEIDELLSSDIRLNTQGLIHWLDHPAERFKRL